The following proteins are co-located in the Theropithecus gelada isolate Dixy chromosome 19, Tgel_1.0, whole genome shotgun sequence genome:
- the LMTK3 gene encoding serine/threonine-protein kinase LMTK3: MPAPGALILLAAVSASGCLASPAHPDGFALGRAPLAPPYAVVLISCSGLLAFIFLLLTCLCCKRGDVGFKEFENPEGEDCSGEYTPPAEETSSSQSLPDVYILPLAEVSLPMPAPQPSHSDMTTPLGLSRQHLSYLQEIGSGWFGKVILGEIFSDYTPAQVVVKELRASAGPLEQRKFISEAQPYRSLQHPNVLQCLGLCVETLPFLLIMEFCQLGDLKRYLRAQRPPEGLSPELPPRDLRTLQRMGLEIARGLAHLHSHNYVHSDLALRNCLLTSDLTVRIGDYGLAHSNYKEDYYLTPERLWIPLRWAAPELLGELHGTFMVVDQSRESNIWSLGVTLWELFEFGAQPYRHLSDEEVLAFVVRQQHVKLARPRLKLPYADYWYDILQSCWRPPAQRPSASDLQLQLTYLLSERPPRPPPPPPPPRDGPFPWPWPPAHSAPRPGTLSSPFPLLDGFPGADPDDVLTVTESSRGLNLECLWEKARRGAGRGGGAPAWQPASAPPAPHANPSNPFYEALSTPSVLPVISARSPSVSSEYYIRLEEHGSPPEPLFPNDWDPLDPGVPAPQAPQAPSEVPQLVSETWASPLFPAPRPFPAQSSASGSFLLSGWDPEGRGAGETLAGDPAEVLGERGTAPWVEEEEEEEEGSSPGEDSSSLGGGPSRRGPLPCPLCSREGACSCLPLERGDAVAGWGGHPALGCPHPPEDDSSLRAERGSLADLPMAPPASAPPEFLDPLMGAAAPQYPGRGPPPAPPPPPPPPRAPADPAVSPDPPSAVASPGSGLSSPGPKPGDSGYETETPFSPEGAFPGGGAAEEEGVPRPRAPPEPPDPGAPRPPPDPGPLLLPGPREKPTFVVQVSTEQLLMSLREDVTRNLLGEKGATARETGPRKAGRGPGNREKVPGLNRDPTALGNGKQAPSPSLPVNGVTVLENGDQRAPGIEEKAGIEQKAAENGALGSPEREEKVLENGELTPPRREEKALENGELRSPEAGEKVLVNGGLTPPKSEDKVSENGGLRFPRNTERPPETGPWRAPGPWEKTPESWGPAPTIGEPAPETSLERAPAPSAVASSRNGGETAPGPLGPAPKNGTLEPGTERKAPETGGAPRAPGAGRLDLGSGGRAPVGTGTAPGGGPGSGVDAKAGWVDYTRPQPPPPPLPPPPEAQPRRLEPAPPRARPEVAPEGEPGAPDSRAGGDTAPSGDGDPPKPERKGPEMPRLFLDLGPPQGNSEQIKARLSRLSLALPPLTLTPFPGPGPRRPPWEGADAGAAGGEAGGAGAPGPAEEDGEDEDEDEEEDEEAAASGAAAGPRGPGRARAAPVPVVVSSADADAARPLRGLLKSPRGADEPEDSELERKRKMVSFHGDVTVYLFDQETPTNELSVQGPPRGGHGPVNASSAPDASPPRHPRRWVSQQRQRLWRQFRVGGGFPPPPPSRPPAVLLPLLRLACAGDPGATRPGPRRPARRPRGELIPRRPDPPAPSEEGLRMESSVDNGATATTADAASGEAPEAGPSPSPSPTMCQTGGPGPPPPSPPDGSPDPPDPLGAK, translated from the exons ATGCCTGCCCCCGGCGCCCTCATCCTCCTTGCGGCCGTCTCCGCCTCCGGCTGCCTGGCGTCCCCGGCCCACCCCG ATGGATTCGCCCTGGGCCGGGCTCCTCTGGCTCCTCCCTACGCTGTGGTCCTCATTTCCTGCTCCGGCCTGCTGgccttcatcttcctcctcctcacctgTCTGTGCTGCAAACGGGGCGATGTCGGCTTCAAG gagtttgagaacccTGAAGGGGAGGACTGCTCCGGGGAGTACACTCCCCCTGCGGAGGAGACCTCCTCCTCACAGTCGCTGCCTGATGTCTACATTCTCCCACTGGCTGAGGTCTCCTTACCAATGCCTGCCCCGCAGCCTTCACACTCAG ACATGACCACCCCCCTGGGCCTTAGCCGCCAGCACCTCAGCTACCTGCAGGAGATTGGGAGTGGCTGGTTTGGGAAG GTGATCCTGGGAGAGATTTTCTCCGACTACACCCCTGCCCAGGTGGTGGTGAAGGAGCTCCGAGCCAGCGCAGGGCCCCTGGAGCAACGCAAGTTCATCTCGGAAGCCCAGCCGTACAG GAGCCTGCAGCACCCCAATGTCCTCCAGTGCCTGGGTCTGTGTGTGGAGACACTGCCGTTTCTGCTGATTATGGAGTTCTGTCAACTG GGGGACCTGAAGCGTTACCTCCGAGCCCAGCGGCCCCCCGAGGGCCTGTCCCCTGAGCTACCCCCTCGAGACCTGCGGACGCTGCAGAGGATGGGCCTGGAGATCGCCCGCGGGCTGGCGCACCTGCATTCCCACAACTACGTGCACAG CGACCTGGCCCTGCGCAACTGCCTGCTGACCTCTGACCTGACCGTGCGCATCGGAGACTACGGGCTGGCCCACAGCAACTACAAG GAGGATTACTACCTGACCCCAGAGCGCCTGTGGATCCCGCTGCGCTGGGCGGCGCCTGAGCTCCTCGGGGAGCTCCACGGGACCTTCATGGTGGTGGACCAGAGCCGCGAGAGCAACATCTG gTCCCTGGGAGTGACCCTGTGGGAGCTGTTTGAGTTTGGGGCCCAACCCTACCGCCACCTGTCAGACGAGGAGGTCCTCGCCTTCGTGGTCCGCCAGCAGCACGTGAAGCTGGCCCGGCCGAGGCTCAAGCTGCCCTATGCAGACTACTG GTATGACATCCTTCAGTCCTGCTGGCGGCCACCTGCCCAGCGCCCTTCAGCCTCTGATCTCCAATTGCAGCTCACCTACTTGCTCTCCGAGCGGCCCCCCCGGCCCCCACCGCCGCCACCTCCACCCCGAGACGGTCCCTTCCCCTGGCCCTGGCCCCCTGCACACAGTGCACCCCGCCCGGGGACCCTCTCCTCGCCATTCCCCCTACTGGATGGCTTCCCTGGAGCCGACCCTGACGATGTGCTCACGGTCACCGAGAGCAGCCGCGGCCTCAACCTCGAGTGCCTGTGGGAGAAGGCCCGGCGTGGGGccgggcggggtgggggggcacCCGCCTGGCAGCCGGCGTCGGCCCCCCCGGCCCCCCACGCCAACCCCTCCAACCCGTTCTATGAGGCGCTGTCCACGCCCAGCGTGCTGCCTGTCATCAGCGCCCGCAGCCCCTCTGTGAGCAGCGAGTACTACATCCGCCTGGAGGAGCACGGATCCCCTCCTGAGCCCCTCTTCCCCAACGACTGGGACCCCCTGGACCCAGGAGTGCCCGCCCCTCAGGCCCCCCAGGCCCCCTCCGAGGTCCCCCAGCTGGTGTCCGAGACCTGGGCCTCCCCCCTCTTCCCTGCACCCCGGCCCTTCCCAGCCCAGTCCTCAGCGTCAGGCAGCTTCCTGCTGAGCGGCTGGGACCCCGAGGGCCGGGGTGCCGGGGAGACCCTGGCGGGAGACCCTGCCGAGGTCCTGGGGGAGCGGGGGACCGCCCCGTGggtggaagaagaagaggaggaggaggagggcagctCCCCAGGGGAAGACAGCAGCAGCCTTGGAGGTGGCCCGAGCCGCAGGGGTCCCCTACCCTGTCCTCTGTGCAGCCGCGAGGGGGCCTGCTCCTGCCTGCCACTGGAGCGGGGGGACGCCGTAGCAGGCTGGGGGGGCCACCCTGCTCTtggctgcccccacccccccgAGGACGACTCCTCGCTGCGGGCAGAGCGGGGTTCCCTGGCCGACTTGCCCATGGCCccccccgcctcggccccccCCGAGTTTCTGGACCCCCTCATGGGGGCGGCGGCGCCCCAGTACCCCGGGCGGGGGCCACCTCCCGCTCCCCCCCCCCCGCCGCCACCTCCTCGGGCCCCCGCGGACCCGGCCGTGTCCCCCGACCCCCCTTCGGCCGTGGCCAGTCCCGGTTCAGGCCTCTCGTCGCCGGGCCCCAAGCCGGGGGACAGCGGCTACGAGACCGAGACCCCTTTTTCCCCCGAGGGAGCCTTCCCAGGTGGGGGGGCGGCCGAGGAGGAAGGGGTCCCTCGGCCGCGGGCTCCCCCCGAGCCACCCGACCCAGGAGCGCCCCGGCCACCTCCAGATCCGGGTCCGCTCCTGCTCCCGGGGCCCCGGGAGAAGCCGACCTTCGTGGTTCAAGTGAGCACCGAGCAGCTGCTGATGTCCCTGCGGGAGGATGTGACAAGGAACCTCCTGGGGGAGAAGGGGGCGACAGCCCGGGAGACAGGACCCAGGAAGGCGGGGAGAGGTCCCGGGAACAGAGAGAAAGTCCCGGGCCTGAACAGGGACCCGACAGCCCTGGGCAACGGGAAACAAGCCCCAAGCCCGAGCCTCCCAGTGAACGGGGTGACAGTGCTGGAGAACGGGGACCAGAGAGCCCCGGGCATCGAGGAGAAGGCAGGCATCGAGCAGAAGGCGGCGGAGAATGGGGCCCTGGGGTCCCccgagagagaagagaaagtgcTGGAGAATGGGGAGCTGACACCCccaaggagggaggagaaagcgCTGGAGAATGGGGAGCTGAGGTCCCCAGAGGCCGGGGAGAAGGTGCTGGTGAATGGGGGCCTGACACCCCCAAAGAGCGAGGACAAGGTGTCAGAGAATGGGGGCCTGAGATTCCCCAGGAACACGGAGAGGCCACCAGAGACTGGGCCTTGGAGAGCCCCAGGGCCCTGGGAGAAGACGCCCGAGAGTTGGGGTCCAGCCCCCACGATCGGGGAGCCAGCCCCAGAGACCTCTCTGGAgagagcccctgcacccagcgcAGTGGCCTCCTCCCGGAACGGCGGGGAGACAGCCCCTGGCCCCCTTGGCCCAGCCCCCAAGAACGGGACGCTGGAACCCGGGACCGAGAGGAAAGCCCCCGAGACTGGGGGGGCGCCGAGAGCCCCAGGGGCTGGGAGGCTGGACCTCGGGAGTGGGGGCCGAGCCCCAGTGGGCACGGGGACGGCCCCCGGCGGCGGCCCCGGAAGCGGCGTGGACGCAAAGGCCGGATGGGTAGACTACACGAGGCCGCAGCCACCACCGCCACCGCTGCCACCGCCACCGGAGGCACAGCCGAGGAGGCTGGAGCCAGCGCCCCCGAGAGCCAGGCCGGAGGTGGCCCCCGAGGGAGAGCCCGGGGCCCCAGACAGCAGGGCCGGCGGAGACACGGCACCCAGCGGAGACGGGGACCCCCCCAAGCCCGAGAGGAAGGGCCCCGAGATGCCACGACTATTCTTGGACTTGGGACCCCCTCAGGGGAACAGCGAGCAGATCAAAG CCAGGCTCTCCCGGCTCTCGCTGGCGCTGCCGCCGCTCACGCTCACGCCGTTCCCGGGGCCGGGCCCGCGGCGGCCCCCGTGGGAGGGCGCGGACGCCGGGGCGGCTGGCGGGGAGGCCGGCGGGGCGGGGGCGCCGGGGCCGGCGGAGGAGGACGGGGAGGACGAGGacgaggacgaggaggaggacgaggaggcgGCGGCGTCGGGCGCGGCGGCGGGGCCGCGGGGCCCCGGGAGGGCGCGAGCAGCCCCGGTGCCCGTCGTGGTGAGCAGCGCCGACGCGGACGCGGCCCGCCCGCTGCGGGGGCTGCTCAAGTCTCCGCGCGGGGCCGACGAGCCAGAGGACAGCGAGCTGGAGAGGAAGCGCAAGATGGTCTCCTTCCACGGGGACGTGACCGTCTACCTCTTCGACCAG GAGACGCCAACCAACGAGCTGAGCGTCCAGGGCCCCCCCCGAGGGGGACACGGACCCGTCAACGCCTCCAGCGCCCCCGACGCCTCCCCACCCCGCCACCCCCGGAGATGGGTTTCCCAGCAACGACAGCGGCTTTG GAGGCAGTTTCGAGTGGGCGGAGgatttccccctcctcccccctccaGGCCCCCCGCTGTGCTTCTCCCGCTTCTCCGTCTCGCCTGCGCTGGAGACCCCGGGGCCACCCGCCCGGGCCCCCGACGCCCGGCCCGCAG GCCCCGTGGAGAACTGATTCCCCGAAGACCCGACCCCCCTGCACCCTCAGAAGAGGGGTTGAGAATGGAATCCTCTGTGGACAACGGCGCCACTGCCACCACCGCAGACGCCGCCTCCGGGGAGGCCCCTGAGGCTgggccctccccctccccctcccccaccatgtGCCAAACGGGAGGCCCCGGCCCCCCGCCCCCAAGCCCCCCAGATGGCTCCCCTGACCCCCCTGATCCCCTTGGTGCCAAATGA